A window from Candidatus Epulonipiscium sp. encodes these proteins:
- a CDS encoding galactokinase, with translation MNNEQLKTHFTKTFGEGPRPSLFFAPGRINLIGEHIDYNGGHVFPCALDFGTFALARKRNDNKIKLASLNLPLEVTVDLDNIQYDEKDDWANYPKGVVHEFLKEGFKLGGFEVLYYGNIPNGAGLSSSASIEVLTAVFLKDFFTCDIEPIEMVRLSQRAENQFVGVNCGIMDQFAIGMGKKDMAMYLNCDTLEYTYVPVVLKQMKLIISNTNKRRELADSKYNERRKECEIALKALKTCLNVDNLAAITPEEFEENKLTITDAVIRKRAEHVIYENTRVKEAVKKLKKGDITAFGKLLNQSHESLRDLYEVTGDELDAMVEEAWKVEGVLGSRMTGAGFGGCTISIVKEEAVNKFIRQVGENYKRITGLNPEFYIANIKDGARKID, from the coding sequence ATCGACTACAACGGGGGTCATGTATTCCCCTGTGCCTTAGACTTTGGAACCTTTGCCCTAGCTAGAAAACGAAATGACAATAAGATAAAACTAGCATCCCTAAATCTGCCACTAGAAGTCACTGTAGATTTGGATAACATCCAATACGATGAAAAAGATGATTGGGCAAACTATCCTAAGGGAGTAGTGCATGAATTCCTCAAAGAAGGCTTTAAACTAGGGGGATTTGAAGTCTTATATTATGGGAATATCCCCAACGGTGCAGGACTTTCTTCCTCAGCTTCTATAGAAGTACTTACAGCAGTTTTTCTTAAAGATTTTTTCACCTGTGATATTGAACCAATAGAAATGGTAAGGCTTTCACAGAGGGCAGAAAATCAATTCGTAGGTGTCAACTGCGGAATTATGGATCAATTTGCCATAGGCATGGGCAAAAAAGATATGGCAATGTATTTAAATTGTGACACTTTAGAATATACTTATGTACCAGTAGTTTTAAAGCAAATGAAATTAATAATATCTAATACTAATAAAAGAAGGGAATTGGCAGATTCCAAATACAACGAAAGGCGAAAAGAATGTGAGATAGCTCTAAAAGCTCTTAAAACCTGTCTTAATGTAGATAATCTTGCAGCTATCACCCCAGAAGAATTTGAAGAAAATAAACTTACAATAACCGATGCAGTTATAAGAAAAAGAGCAGAGCATGTCATATATGAAAATACCCGAGTAAAAGAGGCTGTAAAAAAACTCAAAAAAGGGGATATCACAGCTTTTGGAAAACTCCTAAACCAATCCCATGAATCCCTGAGGGATTTATATGAAGTAACGGGTGACGAACTAGATGCCATGGTAGAAGAGGCATGGAAAGTAGAAGGGGTCCTAGGCTCCCGTATGACAGGAGCAGGTTTTGGAGGATGTACTATATCCATAGTTAAGGAAGAAGCAGTAAATAAATTTATACGGCAGGTAGGAGAAAACTATAAAAGAATAACTGGTTTAAATCCAGAATTTTACATAGCCAATATCAAAGATGGAGCAAGAAAAATTGATTAG
- the trxA gene encoding thioredoxin, which translates to MAKELTSQEFQTEVLNSTEPVLVDFFATWCGPCKMMAPIIDQLSEEMSGKAKVYKIDVDQARDLAAQYSIMSVPTLVFFKDGEVVDQMVGAAPKDKLIDKLNTLM; encoded by the coding sequence ATGGCAAAAGAACTAACATCTCAAGAATTTCAAACAGAAGTACTTAACTCAACCGAACCGGTCCTAGTAGACTTTTTCGCTACTTGGTGCGGACCATGCAAAATGATGGCACCTATCATCGATCAACTTTCAGAAGAAATGAGTGGCAAAGCAAAAGTATACAAAATAGATGTAGATCAGGCCAGGGACTTAGCAGCCCAGTATTCAATTATGAGTGTCCCAACCCTAGTATTTTTCAAAGACGGTGAGGTAGTAGATCAAATGGTAGGAGCAGCACCTAAAGATAAACTCATAGATAAACTAAATACCCTAATGTAA
- a CDS encoding UDP-glucose--hexose-1-phosphate uridylyltransferase: protein MENLYPQKDIENLIQYALDKELITKYDTIPIRNALMEVLKIKEPYGAKGLSNKGSENVTSPKNYDIYHILDNLLDYAYQRGIIKENTITHRDLFDTKIMGILTPRQGEVIKDFEYLEKEEGIKKATNKFYDFSKNTTYIRMNRINKNLYWNIPTEYGRMEMTVNLSKPEKDPKEIVAAKSSPQSSYPKCLLCIENIGYSGRVNHPARQNHRVIPLNLGGGNWYFQYSPYVYYNEHCIVFNGNHTPMKLTNQSFIRMFDFIERFPHYFVGSNADLPIVGGSILTHDHYQGGRHRFPMEMAETIKSFTHPEYKNVKAGIIKWPLSAIRLNSSNRVELEDLSFYILETWRNYTDKEAGIIAHTDMPHNTITPIVRKNKTGNWEIDLVLRNNRTSDQYPDGIYHPHREVHHIKKENIGLIEVMGLAVLPGRLSLELNLIKEILTGRVSLENQLLLNPKLNQHIPWIKELTFIYGISNSQTEAKTILEKETALKFKTALEHAGVYKQTKEGQQSFQRFLSHMNFRQS, encoded by the coding sequence ATGGAAAACCTTTACCCACAAAAGGATATAGAAAATCTCATACAATATGCCCTAGATAAAGAACTTATAACAAAATACGATACTATTCCTATAAGGAATGCTCTGATGGAAGTGTTAAAAATTAAGGAACCTTATGGCGCTAAGGGATTATCAAATAAGGGGAGTGAAAATGTCACCTCTCCTAAAAACTACGATATATATCATATACTAGATAATCTCTTAGACTACGCCTACCAAAGGGGAATCATAAAGGAAAACACCATTACCCATCGGGATTTATTTGACACCAAAATTATGGGTATACTAACCCCTAGGCAAGGAGAGGTAATAAAAGATTTCGAGTATCTAGAAAAAGAAGAAGGCATAAAAAAAGCCACAAATAAGTTTTATGACTTTTCCAAGAATACCACATATATCCGTATGAACCGTATAAACAAAAACCTATACTGGAATATCCCTACAGAATATGGAAGGATGGAAATGACAGTTAACCTATCAAAACCAGAAAAAGATCCAAAAGAAATAGTAGCAGCAAAAAGCTCCCCTCAAAGTAGCTACCCAAAATGTCTTTTATGCATAGAAAACATAGGATACTCGGGAAGAGTAAATCATCCCGCAAGACAGAATCACAGGGTAATACCCCTGAATCTAGGAGGGGGAAACTGGTATTTTCAATACTCCCCCTATGTATATTATAATGAACACTGTATCGTTTTTAATGGAAACCACACTCCTATGAAGCTAACAAACCAGAGTTTTATCAGGATGTTTGATTTTATTGAGAGATTCCCCCATTACTTTGTAGGCTCCAATGCAGATCTTCCCATAGTGGGAGGCTCAATTCTAACTCACGATCATTATCAGGGGGGAAGACATAGATTTCCTATGGAAATGGCGGAAACTATAAAAAGCTTTACCCATCCTGAGTACAAAAACGTAAAAGCTGGAATTATTAAATGGCCCCTATCTGCCATAAGATTAAATAGTTCTAACAGGGTTGAGCTTGAGGATTTGTCATTTTATATTCTAGAAACCTGGAGAAATTATACTGATAAAGAAGCAGGCATCATAGCCCATACTGATATGCCTCATAACACCATAACACCTATAGTGCGCAAAAATAAAACAGGAAATTGGGAAATAGATTTAGTACTTAGAAACAATAGAACCAGTGACCAATACCCAGATGGTATATACCACCCCCATAGGGAAGTCCATCATATAAAAAAAGAAAACATAGGCTTGATAGAAGTTATGGGTCTTGCAGTACTTCCAGGCCGCCTAAGCCTAGAGCTTAATTTGATAAAAGAGATATTAACAGGGAGGGTATCCTTAGAAAACCAATTGTTACTTAATCCAAAACTAAATCAGCATATTCCTTGGATAAAAGAATTAACATTTATTTATGGTATATCGAATTCCCAAACAGAAGCCAAAACCATTCTAGAAAAAGAAACTGCCCTAAAATTTAAAACGGCCCTAGAACACGCAGGGGTTTACAAACAAACTAAAGAAGGGCAGCAATCCTTCCAAAGGTTTCTAAGCCATATGAATTTTAGACAATCATAA
- a CDS encoding peptidylprolyl isomerase, producing the protein MIINKLKQEEGKKSMKKSLWLLCILIIALTGCSTKQSEDKNDNQPKQIIQFDTPQVGEEIAIMTTSMGIIKIRLFPEYVPKAVENFTTHVRDGYYDGLTFHRVIENFMIQGGDPNGDGTGGKSIWGEPFEDEFNPYILNFRGALSMANAGPNTNGSQFFIVQNNFLEKEYLEQLEQAGYPQELVKIYEEKGGTPHLDFRHTVFGQVFEGMDVVDAIAAVEVTEPGIKDAPKDSVIIEKIEITKFEK; encoded by the coding sequence ATGATAATCAACAAATTAAAACAAGAAGAAGGGAAGAAAAGCATGAAAAAATCACTATGGCTCCTATGTATACTTATCATAGCCCTTACAGGGTGTTCAACTAAGCAATCTGAAGATAAAAATGACAATCAGCCTAAGCAAATTATCCAGTTTGATACCCCACAGGTAGGGGAAGAAATAGCTATAATGACTACCAGCATGGGGATAATAAAAATCCGTCTTTTCCCGGAATATGTCCCTAAGGCAGTAGAAAACTTTACAACTCATGTAAGGGATGGCTACTATGATGGTCTAACCTTCCATAGGGTAATTGAAAATTTCATGATACAAGGAGGAGACCCAAATGGCGACGGCACAGGGGGTAAAAGCATATGGGGGGAACCCTTTGAAGATGAATTTAACCCCTATATCCTTAACTTTAGGGGTGCTCTTTCTATGGCAAATGCAGGACCCAACACTAATGGTAGTCAATTTTTCATAGTTCAAAATAACTTCCTTGAAAAAGAATACCTAGAACAATTAGAGCAAGCAGGGTATCCACAGGAATTAGTAAAAATATACGAAGAAAAAGGGGGAACTCCCCATCTTGATTTTAGGCATACCGTATTCGGACAAGTATTTGAAGGAATGGATGTGGTAGATGCCATCGCAGCCGTAGAGGTGACAGAACCGGGAATAAAAGATGCACCAAAAGATTCGGTAATCATTGAAAAAATAGAAATAACCAAGTTCGAAAAATAG
- a CDS encoding copper amine oxidase N-terminal domain-containing protein yields MRKFSLKSFLVGFLTCTMLSGSLSYAAQYKPIQVAVDAVKRIIVNGADKTPTSFKPFMYEGRIYVPLAYIAEALDMQTKWDSKTSTVYITSNGAIGEDTYVNGFSYEDFSAAGKLVVKDDNGKKLFYLEGIQPDKYRNSTASSTVSYKLENFSKSKDSTKSDKVFKHLVGKFGFLSGGNNTEDIHAQLILYDENDNILYQSDFIRGNMNPINLNVAIDNVKNLKIEIKASSFEKGAKANIGFVDLRLSEN; encoded by the coding sequence ATGAGAAAATTTAGTTTAAAATCATTTTTAGTTGGATTCTTAACTTGTACTATGCTTAGTGGCAGCTTATCGTATGCTGCACAGTATAAGCCTATACAAGTAGCTGTGGATGCAGTAAAAAGAATTATTGTTAATGGGGCTGATAAGACCCCTACTTCTTTTAAACCCTTTATGTATGAAGGAAGAATTTACGTCCCCTTAGCATATATTGCAGAAGCACTAGATATGCAAACTAAATGGGATTCTAAAACTTCTACAGTATATATAACTAGTAATGGAGCTATCGGTGAAGATACTTATGTAAATGGCTTTTCATATGAAGACTTCAGTGCAGCAGGTAAGTTAGTTGTTAAAGATGACAATGGTAAGAAACTATTTTATTTAGAAGGGATACAGCCCGATAAGTATAGGAATAGTACTGCTTCCTCTACAGTATCTTATAAACTAGAAAATTTCTCTAAGTCAAAGGATTCAACTAAATCAGATAAAGTGTTTAAACACCTAGTGGGGAAATTTGGATTTCTCAGCGGTGGAAATAATACTGAAGATATCCATGCGCAACTAATTCTTTATGATGAAAATGATAATATTCTTTATCAAAGTGATTTCATTAGGGGAAATATGAATCCCATCAATCTTAATGTAGCTATTGATAATGTTAAGAATCTAAAAATAGAGATTAAAGCAAGTTCTTTTGAAAAAGGCGCCAAAGCAAATATTGGATTCGTAGATTTGAGGTTATCGGAAAATTAA
- a CDS encoding TolC family protein gives MKKPLKKITSIVLAMAMISSVAPVYGANIPTLQVNGISQPLQVSPIIEDNTRLVGLREIFEALGTTVSWNKDTGAIVAKNIDTEIKLIPGRKIAYKNGTQVELTAAPKRVDGNIMVPLCFVGELFGAEVIWDSDNNIIQIDTTPEKPVEEVKLVEYPVLTINEIGTKITYRQAIDKALKNNVSLKILEEQAKTIEEQQKNARNAVIINALPSDGVNAIPEQMIQENLAHLGAISALVQTDYGVEAQKYQREITEGAIKYQVKVYFDSIKSLKKAIELSSKALELDKTNLDITKKKAELGQESGYNKIKAEQDYSKKQRELELLKKNLDDLYIYLNRLIGANEKERFVLDYNAEYTPMDMDEIQLNAFIERALVRDPSIMLQKENVKVAEFNLNSYVNITGQVSVNDSWNMRNNALAKTKLEETQAKQNLRDNLNTTYNEIKRLEEKYEVNALALKQAKAQYDILKAQYDLGMIIEANLKEGELAILMAQIELEETIANHAQKLYTFNNSFLLTR, from the coding sequence GTGAAAAAACCCCTTAAAAAAATAACATCTATAGTTTTAGCCATGGCAATGATTTCCTCTGTAGCCCCTGTCTATGGAGCTAATATCCCTACCCTTCAGGTGAATGGTATTTCCCAGCCACTTCAAGTATCACCAATTATTGAAGACAATACTAGATTGGTCGGATTAAGGGAAATATTCGAAGCGTTGGGGACAACAGTTAGTTGGAATAAGGATACAGGTGCTATTGTGGCAAAAAATATAGATACAGAAATTAAACTAATACCAGGAAGAAAAATAGCATATAAAAATGGGACACAAGTTGAATTGACTGCTGCACCAAAACGGGTGGATGGGAATATCATGGTTCCCCTATGCTTTGTTGGGGAACTATTTGGAGCAGAAGTGATATGGGATTCAGATAATAATATAATTCAAATTGATACCACCCCTGAAAAGCCAGTAGAAGAAGTAAAGCTAGTGGAGTATCCGGTTCTTACTATAAATGAAATAGGAACGAAGATAACCTATAGACAGGCAATAGATAAAGCCCTAAAAAACAACGTATCCCTAAAAATTTTGGAAGAACAAGCAAAGACAATTGAAGAACAACAGAAAAATGCAAGAAATGCAGTTATTATAAATGCTCTTCCATCAGATGGAGTGAATGCAATACCAGAACAAATGATACAAGAGAATCTAGCGCATCTTGGTGCAATCAGTGCTTTAGTTCAAACAGACTATGGTGTAGAAGCACAAAAATATCAAAGGGAAATTACAGAAGGAGCCATAAAATATCAAGTGAAGGTATATTTTGACTCTATCAAATCACTTAAAAAGGCAATAGAATTATCAAGTAAAGCACTAGAACTGGATAAAACTAACTTAGATATCACAAAGAAAAAAGCAGAATTAGGGCAAGAAAGCGGATATAATAAAATAAAGGCGGAGCAAGATTATTCAAAGAAGCAAAGAGAATTAGAGCTTCTTAAAAAGAATCTTGATGATCTTTATATATATTTAAATCGACTTATCGGAGCAAATGAAAAAGAGAGATTCGTATTAGATTACAATGCTGAATATACCCCTATGGATATGGATGAAATTCAATTAAATGCTTTTATCGAAAGAGCATTAGTAAGAGATCCATCAATTATGTTACAAAAAGAAAATGTAAAAGTTGCAGAATTCAATCTCAATAGCTATGTCAATATTACAGGACAGGTAAGTGTGAATGATTCTTGGAATATGAGAAATAATGCCTTAGCCAAGACAAAGCTTGAAGAAACCCAAGCAAAGCAAAACCTTCGCGATAACTTAAACACTACCTATAATGAAATTAAAAGACTTGAGGAGAAATATGAAGTAAATGCTTTAGCATTAAAACAGGCTAAAGCTCAATACGATATACTAAAAGCTCAATACGACCTTGGCATGATAATTGAAGCTAATTTAAAAGAAGGGGAACTAGCAATTCTCATGGCCCAAATAGAATTAGAAGAAACTATAGCTAATCATGCTCAAAAACTATATACTTTCAACAATTCATTTCTTCTCACCCGCTAA
- a CDS encoding copper amine oxidase N-terminal domain-containing protein: protein MLKRKLAALLAGVMVIASLPMVSFAASDNRIDKVPTIKKDTELNDTNLIINPKAGDDVNLGEKFTLTFENAEWRSDAGATGEIVGQFAYKVITKKMVEFTLKRAVTNGEDELRVPMFVKVTDAGEAKVTIDPMATNISAGSYVIANAGDGSTKTTVLGTPDFPNSLKLDTIMIEELKPGSIEKVNTEDREIKLTAPAGFEWVDGLANVTLEAAGGFDTITPCSSEYEKYGRCNQNDNKEILIIKYRATRTAQNTNGRIIIKDLQLKSTLDAEFGDVNVKFAGSNITEETLKVGKYIEYGVTVKADGDPNELFSGKWEMNDLENDPENAEKGDHELQKLVIEENTVNSWASERRTVIEYPEWFKITRVKVDDASEIAGAPFKGVDESDSRITVNADRNIIILSDIEVNSGKKGKVVLKVWGSIEGGVEGDLVAEVSGQALPEAFEVTLAKVVPVVKAAIKTAEVQLGYREVAVNDVTITETKAGAFKRGKVLSFRAESMGFNKNYKPVVEVTGDLVLGDARVANGMVSMEVKRESKEASTIVVKGLTVDISRSLPEGSYSLLIGGNRLDDAVVANFKEVDGPINDEYQFNVDAIEVEDFIKIITPAPHKGEVSGSLSKVSFTVGATEYTVGEDVAVADAAPYIKDGRTMLPVKYVAYALGIEPQNIKWDQATKTATILGDRVIQVKVGSKELVVNGAVLQMDTAAEVVDGRTFLPIAWVASALNVPYTWEDATKTVTFN from the coding sequence ATGTTAAAAAGAAAGCTAGCAGCTTTATTAGCTGGAGTAATGGTTATTGCATCATTACCAATGGTATCCTTTGCGGCTTCTGATAACCGTATTGACAAAGTACCAACAATTAAGAAAGACACAGAACTAAACGACACAAATTTAATTATTAATCCTAAGGCAGGAGATGATGTTAATTTAGGTGAAAAGTTCACTTTAACATTTGAAAATGCTGAATGGAGATCTGATGCAGGAGCTACAGGTGAAATAGTAGGACAATTTGCTTACAAAGTAATCACAAAGAAGATGGTAGAGTTTACATTAAAAAGAGCAGTTACAAATGGTGAGGATGAACTTCGTGTTCCTATGTTTGTAAAAGTAACAGATGCAGGTGAAGCGAAAGTAACTATTGATCCAATGGCAACAAATATTTCTGCAGGTTCATATGTAATTGCAAACGCAGGAGACGGTTCTACTAAAACAACTGTTTTAGGAACACCAGATTTCCCAAATTCACTTAAATTGGACACAATTATGATTGAAGAATTAAAACCAGGTTCAATCGAAAAAGTGAACACAGAAGATAGAGAAATTAAATTAACTGCACCAGCAGGATTCGAATGGGTAGATGGATTAGCAAATGTAACCTTAGAAGCAGCTGGCGGATTTGATACAATAACCCCGTGCAGCTCAGAATATGAAAAGTACGGAAGATGTAATCAAAACGATAATAAAGAAATTCTTATCATCAAATACAGAGCTACCCGTACAGCTCAAAATACAAATGGAAGAATCATTATTAAAGATCTTCAATTAAAATCTACATTAGATGCTGAATTCGGTGATGTTAATGTTAAATTCGCAGGAAGCAACATTACTGAAGAAACTCTTAAAGTAGGTAAATACATCGAATATGGTGTAACAGTAAAAGCTGACGGAGATCCAAACGAATTATTCTCTGGTAAATGGGAAATGAATGATCTAGAAAATGATCCAGAAAATGCTGAAAAAGGTGACCATGAACTTCAAAAGTTAGTAATTGAAGAAAACACTGTTAACTCTTGGGCATCTGAAAGAAGAACAGTAATTGAATATCCAGAATGGTTCAAAATCACAAGAGTAAAAGTAGACGATGCTAGCGAAATTGCAGGAGCACCTTTCAAAGGCGTTGATGAATCTGATTCAAGAATCACCGTGAATGCTGATAGAAATATCATTATCTTAAGTGACATTGAAGTTAACTCTGGTAAAAAGGGTAAAGTTGTTCTTAAGGTTTGGGGTTCTATCGAAGGTGGAGTTGAAGGAGACCTTGTTGCGGAAGTATCAGGTCAGGCATTACCAGAGGCATTTGAAGTTACATTAGCAAAAGTTGTACCAGTTGTAAAAGCTGCTATCAAAACAGCAGAAGTACAACTTGGATATAGAGAAGTAGCAGTTAATGATGTTACAATCACTGAAACAAAAGCAGGAGCTTTCAAAAGAGGAAAGGTACTTTCTTTCAGAGCAGAAAGCATGGGCTTCAATAAGAACTACAAGCCAGTTGTAGAAGTTACAGGTGACTTAGTACTTGGTGATGCAAGAGTAGCAAATGGAATGGTGTCTATGGAAGTTAAACGTGAAAGTAAAGAAGCAAGTACAATCGTAGTTAAAGGTTTAACCGTAGATATTAGCCGTTCATTACCAGAAGGTTCCTATTCATTATTAATCGGTGGAAACCGTTTAGATGATGCAGTAGTAGCTAACTTTAAAGAAGTAGATGGTCCAATTAATGATGAATACCAATTTAACGTTGATGCAATAGAAGTAGAAGATTTCATTAAAATCATTACACCAGCTCCTCATAAAGGAGAAGTTTCTGGTTCATTATCAAAAGTTTCCTTTACAGTAGGCGCTACAGAGTATACAGTTGGAGAAGATGTTGCTGTAGCTGATGCAGCTCCATATATCAAAGACGGACGTACAATGCTTCCTGTAAAATATGTTGCATATGCATTAGGTATTGAACCACAAAACATTAAGTGGGATCAAGCTACTAAGACAGCTACAATCCTTGGAGATCGTGTAATCCAAGTTAAAGTTGGAAGCAAAGAATTAGTAGTAAACGGTGCAGTTCTTCAAATGGATACAGCAGCAGAAGTTGTAGATGGAAGAACATTCCTTCCTATCGCTTGGGTTGCTAGTGCATTAAATGTTCCATATACTTGGGAAGATGCAACTAAGACAGTTACATTTAACTAA
- a CDS encoding MFS transporter, protein MDIIKNQGFVEKHLNKNMYLSIMDGVLFAFGAGMAPLTTTIIFFISQYVQNNILIGLLTTMSTVLVNFPQIFMAKIIESKPNNLRILKWIALSQRLMWFFMGISVLFIKSSAWMIAGVYISYGLYSLLTGLINVTWTDMIAKVVPSRLRGRFFGIRTAITSGAEFLGALFCVVALGFLSFPFNYGLIFILVGVFTTLSYIVLMQMKEPDFVRNTNRESFLKYAKNLLTILKEDKNFTFAICSIGLAIIGNAAANFRIVYAKEILSITPKEVALLTSLWLISRSIFSVIWGIINDKKGFKFAMIAGHFIYLLSYLLMGNIRGIGLLYFIFILHGIAESVVLVTQSNFIISLGGEEKRATYLGLSAILFTPLSAIGPILMGLIIEGINYQVAFLSAGAMMAGMMLIMYKKVELVK, encoded by the coding sequence ATGGATATAATAAAAAACCAAGGTTTTGTAGAAAAGCATTTAAACAAAAATATGTACTTATCCATCATGGATGGAGTATTGTTTGCTTTTGGAGCAGGGATGGCACCTCTTACTACTACCATAATATTTTTTATAAGTCAGTATGTGCAAAATAATATACTAATAGGGCTTTTGACAACCATGTCAACAGTTTTAGTTAATTTTCCACAGATATTTATGGCTAAGATTATAGAATCAAAGCCCAACAACCTAAGAATACTAAAATGGATTGCCCTATCACAGCGTCTTATGTGGTTTTTTATGGGCATATCCGTACTTTTTATAAAAAGTTCCGCATGGATGATAGCTGGTGTCTATATAAGCTATGGTCTATATTCCCTTTTAACGGGGCTAATTAACGTTACCTGGACGGACATGATAGCTAAAGTAGTACCGTCAAGATTAAGGGGAAGGTTTTTTGGCATTAGAACGGCAATCACCAGCGGTGCGGAATTTTTAGGTGCCTTATTTTGTGTAGTGGCCCTTGGGTTTTTATCATTTCCATTTAATTATGGATTAATCTTTATATTAGTAGGTGTTTTTACCACATTATCTTACATTGTACTTATGCAAATGAAAGAGCCGGATTTTGTAAGAAACACCAATAGGGAATCCTTTTTAAAATATGCAAAAAACCTATTAACAATTCTTAAGGAAGACAAAAACTTTACCTTTGCCATATGTTCTATAGGTCTTGCCATAATAGGTAATGCCGCAGCAAACTTTAGAATCGTATATGCTAAGGAAATTTTGTCCATTACCCCCAAGGAAGTTGCCTTATTGACCTCCCTATGGCTAATTAGTAGAAGTATTTTCTCGGTTATATGGGGTATAATCAATGATAAAAAAGGGTTTAAATTCGCCATGATAGCAGGGCATTTCATATATCTTTTAAGCTATCTCCTAATGGGTAATATAAGAGGTATAGGCTTGTTATACTTTATCTTCATACTCCATGGAATAGCAGAAAGTGTTGTACTAGTAACCCAATCAAATTTCATAATATCCTTGGGGGGAGAAGAAAAAAGAGCCACTTATCTTGGGCTTTCTGCTATCCTATTTACCCCCTTATCTGCCATAGGACCAATACTTATGGGGTTAATCATAGAAGGGATAAACTATCAAGTGGCATTCTTAAGTGCAGGGGCAATGATGGCAGGGATGATGCTCATAATGTATAAAAAAGTAGAACTAGTCAAGTAG